GAGACTCACCTGGCCGAGCTGCGCCTCGCGCTGGACAAGCTTACGACCGATCCGCGACAGCTGGTCTCGCTGGGTCGGGCCGAACTGCTTGATCAGGCAAGACGCGGCGAAATCACCGTCATCGATGTGCGCCCACGGGACGAGTACCAGGCCGCCCACCTGCCGCATGCGCGTTGCATGCCCCTGGCCGAGATCGAGCAACGCCTCGACGAGTTGCCACGCGATCGCGAAATCGTTGCCTACTGCCGCGGTCCGTTCTGCCTGCTGGCCGGGGAGGCGCTGGCACTGCTCGCCCGGCGCGGATTCCGGGTCCGCAAGCTCGCGGATGGGGTCAGCGAGTGGCAGGCAGCGGGCCTGCCGATCGAGCGCACAGCGGCCGCCTGACCGGCAACGATCAAACTACCGAGCCTGGAGAAACCATTATGTTTTTCAAGCAATTCGCGACCAAAGATGCTTCGTTGTCTTATTTCTTCGGCTGCGCCGGTCACGGCAAGGCGGTTGCCGTGGATGTCCTGGCCGGCGATGAGGATTGGTTCATCACCGAGGCCGAGCGCGCGCAGGTGCGCATCACTCACGTCATCGACACCCATGTCCACGCCGACCACTACTCTGGTGGGCGCGCACTCGCCCAGCGCGTAGGCGCGCCCTACTGCCTGCACGAGTCGGACCGCGGCCAGGTCGGGTTCGAATTCACACCGCTGGTGGACGATCAACTGATCGAGGTTGGCAACGTCCAGATCCAGGTGCTGCACACCCCCGGCCACACTCCGGACAGCGTCTGCCTGCTGGTCTCGGACCTGCGCCGCGCGCAGGCACCCTGGTTCGTGCTCACCGGCGACACTCTGTTCGTGGGCGCCATCGGACGCCCGGATCTGGCTGGCCGCGAGCGTGAAATGGCCGGGCTGCTCTACGACAGCCTGCACTCCCGCCTTATGAAGTTGCCAGACGAGGTCGAGATCTACCCCGGGCATCAGGCCGGCAGCCTCTGCGGCGCCGGACTGTCCGGCAAACCGGCTTCGACGCTGGGCTTCGAGAAGCGCTGGAACCTGGCTCTGGCGCAGGGCAAGGCGGCGTTTATCGACGCGGTGACCAGGGACATCCCGCCCCGCCCGGCAGACATGGAGACGATGGTGCGCGCCAACCGGGGACTCGCTGCCTGATGCAAGCGGCGCCGACCGTTCGCCTGGGCCTGCGCGAGAACCTGCCGCAGTTCGCGTTGCTGGTGCTGGTGAATGCCTTCGTCGGCGCCATGGTCGGGCTGGAGCGCAGCATCCTGCCGGCTATCGCCGAACAGGAATTCCACCTCGCCGCACGCACCGCGATCCTGTCCTTCATTGTCGTGTTCGGCATTACCAAGGCACTCACCAATTACTTCGCTGGACGCCTGTCGGACCGCTATGGACGCAAGCATGTGCTGGTGGCCGGCTGGCTGGTTGCCGCGCCAGTGCCCTTCCTGCTGATGTGGGCGCCAAGCTGGAACTGGGTGCTGGCCGCCAATGTGCTGCTGGGCGCCAGCCAGGGACTGACCTGGTCCACCACTGTCATCATGAAAATCGACCTGGTTGGTCCCAAACAGCGCGGCCTGGCCATGGGGCTCAACGAGTTTTCGGGCTACCTCGCGGTGGCGGCGAGCGCGCTGGCCACCGGCTGGCTCGCCGCCCGTTACGGCCTGCGGCCCGAGCCGTTTTATCTGGGCGTCGGCTACGTCGCTGTGGGCTTGCTGCTGTCTGTGCTCGCGGTGCGCGAGACCCGTCACCACGTGGCCCACGAGGTACGGGTCCATCATGCCGGGGTCGATAGCCCGCCGCTGAGCCAGCGCCAGATATTCCGCCGCACCTCGCTCGGCGACCGCAACCTGTCTAGCGTCAGCCAGGCGGGTTTGATCAACAACCTGAACGACGGCATGGCCTGGGGCCTGTTCCCGCTGTTCTTTGCCGCGGCCGGGATGTCGCTGCGCCAGATCGGCACGCTGGCGGCCATCTATCCGGGTGTGTGGGGCATCGGCCAGTTGCTCGCTGGCGCCTGGTCCGACCGCATCGGCCGCAAATGGCTCATCGTGTGGGGTATGTGGATCCAGGCCGGCGGTATCGCAGTCACTGCAACCGCCAGCGGCTTCGCGGGCTTCGCCACCGGCGGGACGCTGCTTGGCATCGGCACCGCAATGGTCTACCCCACCCTGCTCGCCACCATCGGCGATGTCGCACACCCAAGTTGGCGTGCGTCAGCGGTGGGTGTCTACCGGCTGTGGCGCGATCTGGGTTACGCGGTGGGCGCCCTGCTGGCTGGTATCACCGCTGACCTGTTTGGACTGCCTGCGGCCCTGTGGCTGGTGGCCGGCCTGACCGCATTGTCGGGTCTGGTTGCGGCAGGCCGAATGAGCGAAACTCTTGCGAAGGAACCCGCTTGAGCGATTGATAGAAGAATCACTTGCAGTGTGGAGGGTGAGTCATGGGCAGAATGCTGGCACTGTTATACGGTGCGGTTTGCTATTTGATTTTTCTGATTGCGTTTCTTTATGCAATTGGATTCGTCGGCAATCTGCTGGTGCCAAAGTCGATCGATTCAGGCGCCGCAGGCCCGTTTGCTCAGGCCTTACTGGTCAACGTGGCATTAATGAGCATCTTCGCGGTCCAACACAGCGTCATGGCACGACCGGCGTTCAAAAAG
This Immundisolibacter sp. DNA region includes the following protein-coding sequences:
- a CDS encoding ArsR/SmtB family transcription factor: MNKRSTKNLLYEQVARIGKAISSPKRLELLEVLAQAEKTVEVLAAELDIDMRLASAHLKALREARLVVARRAGKHMIYRLSDDDVAGLWVTLREVAETHLAELRLALDKLTTDPRQLVSLGRAELLDQARRGEITVIDVRPRDEYQAAHLPHARCMPLAEIEQRLDELPRDREIVAYCRGPFCLLAGEALALLARRGFRVRKLADGVSEWQAAGLPIERTAAA
- a CDS encoding MBL fold metallo-hydrolase → MFFKQFATKDASLSYFFGCAGHGKAVAVDVLAGDEDWFITEAERAQVRITHVIDTHVHADHYSGGRALAQRVGAPYCLHESDRGQVGFEFTPLVDDQLIEVGNVQIQVLHTPGHTPDSVCLLVSDLRRAQAPWFVLTGDTLFVGAIGRPDLAGREREMAGLLYDSLHSRLMKLPDEVEIYPGHQAGSLCGAGLSGKPASTLGFEKRWNLALAQGKAAFIDAVTRDIPPRPADMETMVRANRGLAA
- a CDS encoding MFS transporter; protein product: MQAAPTVRLGLRENLPQFALLVLVNAFVGAMVGLERSILPAIAEQEFHLAARTAILSFIVVFGITKALTNYFAGRLSDRYGRKHVLVAGWLVAAPVPFLLMWAPSWNWVLAANVLLGASQGLTWSTTVIMKIDLVGPKQRGLAMGLNEFSGYLAVAASALATGWLAARYGLRPEPFYLGVGYVAVGLLLSVLAVRETRHHVAHEVRVHHAGVDSPPLSQRQIFRRTSLGDRNLSSVSQAGLINNLNDGMAWGLFPLFFAAAGMSLRQIGTLAAIYPGVWGIGQLLAGAWSDRIGRKWLIVWGMWIQAGGIAVTATASGFAGFATGGTLLGIGTAMVYPTLLATIGDVAHPSWRASAVGVYRLWRDLGYAVGALLAGITADLFGLPAALWLVAGLTALSGLVAAGRMSETLAKEPA